The Allorhodopirellula heiligendammensis genome includes a window with the following:
- a CDS encoding DnaJ C-terminal domain-containing protein, with the protein MAEDLYQTLGVSRDADKSDLQKAYRKLARKYHPDMNPDDKAAQEKFKRVQEAYEVLGDEEKRSAYDRYGADFEKIRGGYPSGSGGPGGGAGPSFDGLDLEQIFGAAGRQGGGGGGGGFENGFNDFFEQILGGGGAGHRGGPGAGPGRSRAAAPPQRGANVRYELAIPFEKAILGGKAEFYPTGTGKSEKLSVTIPAGVEDGAKIRLREQGQASPGGPPGDLILLIKIDSHPYFERKGKNLELELPITVGEAAMGAKVDVPTPKGTVTLSIPPRSRSGKRLRLKGHGVQSAKGEPGDLIVELLIQLPDAMSDEAVELLKQFESVEPYEPRTGLKF; encoded by the coding sequence GTGGCTGAAGACCTTTATCAAACGCTTGGAGTCTCTCGCGACGCGGACAAGTCCGATCTGCAAAAAGCCTATCGCAAACTGGCCCGTAAATACCACCCGGACATGAACCCGGATGACAAAGCCGCTCAAGAAAAGTTTAAACGGGTCCAAGAAGCCTACGAGGTCTTGGGGGATGAGGAAAAGCGGTCAGCCTATGATCGGTACGGCGCCGATTTTGAAAAAATTCGTGGCGGGTATCCCTCTGGTTCAGGTGGCCCGGGTGGCGGAGCAGGGCCCTCGTTCGATGGCCTCGATCTAGAACAGATTTTCGGCGCAGCCGGGCGTCAAGGCGGAGGTGGCGGCGGGGGCGGTTTTGAAAATGGGTTCAACGATTTCTTTGAACAGATTCTCGGAGGCGGTGGGGCCGGCCATCGTGGCGGACCGGGTGCCGGTCCGGGGCGGTCGCGAGCAGCAGCCCCCCCCCAACGCGGTGCGAATGTACGATATGAACTAGCGATTCCTTTCGAAAAAGCCATCCTGGGCGGGAAAGCCGAGTTTTATCCCACTGGCACGGGCAAAAGCGAAAAACTTTCTGTCACCATTCCAGCAGGCGTCGAGGACGGTGCGAAGATTCGCTTACGGGAGCAAGGCCAAGCGAGCCCGGGGGGCCCCCCCGGCGACTTGATCCTCTTAATTAAAATTGATTCCCATCCCTATTTTGAACGCAAAGGGAAAAACCTTGAGCTCGAGCTGCCAATCACCGTCGGCGAAGCAGCGATGGGGGCGAAAGTTGACGTCCCAACGCCCAAGGGAACTGTTACGTTGTCGATCCCACCGCGCAGTCGCAGTGGCAAACGTTTGCGGCTGAAGGGGCATGGGGTACAATCGGCCAAAGGCGAGCCCGGCGACCTGATCGTCGAACTCCTCATTCAAC
- a CDS encoding UdgX family uracil-DNA binding protein (This protein belongs to the uracil DNA glycosylase superfamily, members of which act in excision repair of DNA. However, it belongs more specifically to UdgX branch, whose founding member was found to bind uracil in DNA (where it does not belong), without cleaving it, appears to promote DNA repair by a pathway involving RecA, rather than base excision.): MMQFVEVDSFERWRAEARRLISHGIHPAEVHWGTASEQPSLFGLVPSQRTAGDGNKPAASTVEFSVPPSFLDLARQVACHRDAGRWQLLYRALWRLRHGERQLLHLTTDDDVHALGQMRKAVTRDVHKMKAFVRFRKVADDQGSENYIAWHRPDHRIVGLAAPFFARRFKAMNWSILTPDESVMWDGKDLTYGPGVPASEAPDEDALEDLWRTYYASIFNPARVKIAAMKREMPVRHWSTLPEAILIDDLLRGAPARVDEMIEKSEGLAETAMSFMPAELDLDALRAAARCCQACPLHGPATQTVFGQGSPDARLMVIGEQPGDREDIVGQPFVGPAGKLLDEAFRHAGIDRSEIYITNVVKHFKFVETESTGALTGAPHRLHKKPDSREIFACRPWLEAEIAAIRPAAIVCLGATAAQALFGRDFRITRRRGDVIPTEWCMRTLATWHPAAILRMTDEVRREQMLQQLRQDLSTFAIRDAG; this comes from the coding sequence ATGATGCAATTCGTCGAAGTTGACTCGTTCGAGCGGTGGCGGGCGGAGGCCCGGCGTTTGATATCCCACGGAATCCATCCCGCCGAAGTGCACTGGGGCACGGCATCGGAACAACCATCGCTGTTCGGGCTGGTACCGAGCCAGCGTACTGCTGGCGATGGAAACAAACCCGCGGCATCCACGGTGGAGTTCTCGGTACCACCGTCCTTTCTCGACCTCGCCCGACAGGTGGCATGTCATCGTGACGCAGGACGCTGGCAATTGCTGTATCGAGCGTTGTGGCGACTGAGGCACGGAGAACGCCAACTGCTGCACCTGACCACTGACGACGACGTGCATGCGCTCGGGCAGATGCGGAAGGCGGTCACGCGTGATGTGCACAAGATGAAAGCGTTTGTGCGTTTCCGTAAAGTTGCGGACGATCAAGGCAGCGAGAACTACATCGCATGGCATCGCCCCGACCATCGCATCGTGGGACTCGCAGCACCCTTCTTCGCCCGTCGATTCAAGGCCATGAATTGGTCGATCCTCACCCCGGATGAATCTGTGATGTGGGATGGAAAGGATCTCACTTATGGCCCTGGCGTCCCGGCGAGCGAGGCCCCCGACGAGGATGCGCTGGAAGATCTTTGGCGGACCTATTATGCCTCGATATTCAATCCGGCGCGTGTCAAAATCGCTGCCATGAAACGCGAGATGCCAGTGCGTCATTGGTCGACGTTGCCCGAAGCGATCCTCATCGACGACCTGCTGCGTGGGGCTCCCGCGCGCGTCGACGAGATGATCGAAAAGTCAGAAGGGCTCGCGGAGACCGCAATGAGTTTCATGCCCGCTGAGCTCGATCTCGATGCTTTGCGAGCGGCTGCCCGATGTTGCCAGGCCTGCCCTTTACACGGCCCAGCGACTCAGACGGTGTTCGGTCAGGGTTCACCGGACGCACGTTTGATGGTTATTGGCGAGCAACCGGGAGACCGTGAAGACATTGTCGGTCAGCCCTTCGTCGGGCCCGCAGGTAAGTTGCTCGACGAAGCTTTCCGGCACGCAGGCATTGACCGCTCCGAGATTTACATCACCAACGTCGTCAAGCATTTTAAGTTTGTGGAAACTGAATCGACAGGTGCATTAACAGGTGCGCCCCATCGACTACACAAGAAGCCTGACTCACGAGAGATCTTTGCTTGTCGGCCTTGGCTCGAAGCAGAAATTGCGGCGATCCGCCCTGCTGCAATCGTCTGCCTGGGGGCAACGGCAGCACAAGCTCTCTTCGGACGCGACTTTCGGATCACTCGCCGACGCGGTGACGTGATCCCAACGGAATGGTGCATGAGAACGCTCGCCACTTGGCACCCCGCCGCCATCCTGCGGATGACCGATGAGGTGCGGCGCGAGCAGATGCTGCAGCAACTGCGTCAAGATCTCAGCACCTTTGCAATCAGGGACGCGGGCTGA
- a CDS encoding putative DNA modification/repair radical SAM protein, translating into MDVREKLAVLADAAKYDASCASSGSKTTRPGATLGSTEGMGICHSYTPDGRCVSLLKVLLTNYCIYDCQYCVNRISSDTPRARFTVDEVVDLTLEFYRRNYIEGLFLSSGIIQNSDYTMEQLTAVAKKLRTDHGYGGYIHLKTIPNATQALIDEAGRWADRLSVNIELPTEQDLVQLAPEKKKPVIEGAMSGIRQRIEEYKQDTKAGFKPPRFAPAGQSTQMIVGATGTPDAEILQTASSLYAAQRLRRVYYSAYSPIPHADARLPGQSPPLVREHRLYQADWLIRFYGFDANEIVTEVDQNLSLEMDPKLAWAIANRHFFPVDVNRASREELLRIPGVGVRTVDRILKIRRHQRVAVSDMKKLRVAWKRAKSFVLTSDHNPGLADLDKLDLGNRIRPKTQQLLLFDAASSAVSGEV; encoded by the coding sequence ATGGACGTTCGCGAGAAACTTGCCGTACTTGCCGATGCCGCGAAGTATGACGCGTCTTGCGCCAGTAGTGGCTCGAAGACCACGCGTCCGGGAGCGACTCTGGGCAGTACGGAAGGCATGGGCATTTGTCACAGCTATACCCCCGACGGCCGCTGTGTGTCGCTCCTCAAGGTGCTGCTGACGAACTATTGCATTTATGATTGTCAGTACTGCGTCAATCGCATCTCCAGCGATACTCCTCGTGCTCGTTTCACAGTCGATGAGGTCGTTGATCTGACATTGGAGTTCTACCGCCGCAACTACATCGAAGGGTTGTTTCTGAGCTCTGGGATCATACAGAACTCCGATTACACGATGGAACAGTTGACGGCTGTCGCTAAGAAGCTGCGCACCGATCATGGCTACGGCGGCTACATTCATCTCAAGACGATCCCAAATGCCACTCAGGCACTTATCGACGAGGCCGGTCGCTGGGCAGATCGCTTGAGCGTCAATATTGAATTGCCGACCGAGCAGGACTTGGTGCAACTCGCTCCTGAGAAAAAGAAGCCCGTGATCGAAGGAGCGATGAGCGGGATCCGCCAGAGAATCGAGGAATACAAGCAGGACACGAAAGCGGGATTCAAGCCGCCTCGATTTGCTCCGGCCGGGCAGAGCACCCAGATGATTGTGGGGGCAACGGGAACGCCAGACGCCGAGATTTTGCAAACCGCGTCCTCCCTGTATGCTGCCCAGCGTCTCCGGCGCGTGTACTACTCAGCGTACAGCCCGATCCCGCACGCGGATGCGAGGCTGCCGGGTCAATCACCTCCATTGGTACGAGAACACCGGCTCTATCAAGCGGATTGGCTAATTCGTTTCTACGGATTTGACGCGAATGAAATCGTAACGGAGGTGGATCAGAATCTGTCCCTGGAGATGGATCCGAAACTCGCTTGGGCAATTGCGAATCGGCATTTCTTTCCCGTCGACGTGAATCGCGCCAGCCGAGAAGAACTGCTACGTATTCCCGGGGTGGGTGTGCGTACCGTCGATCGCATCTTGAAAATTCGGCGACATCAGAGAGTCGCCGTGAGCGATATGAAAAAGCTCCGAGTTGCCTGGAAACGCGCCAAATCATTTGTGCTGACGAGCGACCACAATCCGGGGCTCGCCGATCTCGACAAGCTCGATCTTGGCAACAGAATCCGTCCAAAGACGCAGCAACTTTTGTTATTTGATGCCGCGTCGTCAGCAGTTTCGGGCGAAGTATGA
- a CDS encoding DUF2945 domain-containing protein produces the protein MSQKFRIHQHVSWNYAGNVARGQIKESFVEKVTKTIQGTEVTRNGSEQEPAYLIEQEDGDQVLKSESELSKP, from the coding sequence GTGTCGCAAAAATTCCGTATCCATCAGCACGTCAGTTGGAACTACGCTGGCAACGTGGCACGGGGCCAAATCAAGGAATCGTTTGTCGAGAAAGTTACGAAGACGATTCAGGGCACCGAGGTAACGCGAAACGGTAGCGAACAAGAACCCGCGTACCTGATTGAGCAAGAAGACGGCGACCAAGTTCTCAAAAGTGAGAGTGAGTTATCAAAGCCATGA
- a CDS encoding SDR family NAD(P)-dependent oxidoreductase: MKVLSQVAIGALAGYTALQLGRRYIWSQRSFDWRNKRVVITGGSRGLGLVIARQLAAKGARLAICARSRSDLETATAELRHRGAEVIAAPCDVRDDHEVRSFIDGVTGRFGGVDVLLNVAGIISVGPLDSMTMADFEDSMQTNCWGALRMSQRVLPSMRDQGWGRIVNVASLGGKRAVPHMLPYAASKFALVGLSNGMRAELKQENIFVTTACPGLMRTGSPRNAIFKSQHREEYAWFSIGDSLPLMSMNAETAAAQILHACQQGRGEVFIHSPLNITIALQNAFPEITQDILAMAASVLPKMGGIGRAAAKGYESESAWSPSILTELTQRAAAANNEL; this comes from the coding sequence ATGAAAGTTTTATCTCAAGTGGCCATCGGCGCGTTGGCCGGCTACACAGCACTGCAATTAGGCCGCAGGTATATCTGGAGCCAGCGAAGTTTTGACTGGCGAAATAAGCGGGTGGTCATCACCGGAGGGTCCCGCGGACTGGGTTTAGTGATTGCCCGTCAGTTGGCTGCCAAGGGAGCGCGACTGGCGATCTGTGCTCGTTCCCGCAGTGACCTGGAAACCGCCACTGCTGAGTTGAGACATCGCGGGGCCGAGGTAATTGCCGCGCCGTGCGACGTGCGCGACGATCACGAGGTTCGATCTTTCATCGACGGGGTTACCGGGCGGTTCGGAGGTGTGGATGTCTTGCTGAATGTGGCTGGTATTATTTCCGTCGGGCCACTCGATTCAATGACGATGGCCGACTTCGAAGACTCCATGCAAACCAACTGTTGGGGGGCCCTGCGGATGTCGCAGCGAGTTTTGCCGTCGATGCGAGACCAGGGGTGGGGCCGCATCGTTAATGTCGCGTCGCTCGGCGGCAAGCGTGCCGTACCCCATATGCTGCCCTACGCGGCGAGCAAGTTTGCTCTGGTGGGGTTGTCCAACGGGATGCGTGCCGAACTCAAGCAAGAAAACATTTTCGTCACGACAGCCTGTCCCGGACTGATGCGGACCGGCAGCCCCCGCAATGCAATCTTCAAGTCGCAACACCGCGAGGAATATGCGTGGTTCAGTATTGGCGACTCCCTACCCCTCATGTCGATGAATGCGGAAACCGCTGCCGCACAAATCTTGCATGCCTGCCAACAGGGACGCGGCGAAGTCTTCATTCACAGCCCGCTGAACATCACAATCGCTCTTCAAAATGCATTTCCTGAGATCACTCAAGACATCCTAGCGATGGCTGCGAGCGTACTTCCCAAAATGGGCGGCATTGGTCGTGCAGCAGCCAAGGGGTATGAAAGCGAGTCAGCCTGGTCGCCGTCCATCCTGACCGAACTGACTCAACGAGCTGCCGCAGCCAACAATGAGCTGTAG